One Deinococcus grandis DNA window includes the following coding sequences:
- a CDS encoding branched-chain amino acid ABC transporter permease, which translates to MFNGLVNGAFYALLSLGLAVIFGMLRIVNFMHGALYMLGAFAAFALGQLLGLGFWPSLILAPLLVGLLGVVLERGLLSRLYGLEPSYNLLLTFGLTLLTQDLVKQVMLSRFAVSSAPYSPPEVLSGVVNLGFVVFPKYRLFVIALSLVVCLVTWFVIEKTRVGAIIRASTENPVVTRAFGINVSLWVTGVFAVGAALAGLAGVLAAPIYSVEPYMGAELIITTFAVVVIGGMGSILGSVVTGFAVGVLAAVGAAVYPPIANTLVFILMALVLLVRPSGLFGLPEGAR; encoded by the coding sequence GTGTTCAACGGTCTGGTGAACGGCGCGTTCTACGCGCTGCTGTCGCTGGGCCTCGCGGTGATCTTCGGGATGCTGCGGATCGTGAATTTCATGCACGGCGCGCTGTACATGCTGGGCGCGTTCGCGGCGTTCGCGCTGGGGCAGCTGCTGGGGCTGGGCTTCTGGCCGTCGCTGATCCTGGCGCCGCTGCTCGTGGGTCTGCTGGGCGTGGTGCTGGAGCGTGGGCTGCTGTCGCGGCTGTACGGGCTGGAACCCAGTTACAACCTGCTGCTGACGTTCGGCCTGACGCTGCTCACGCAGGATCTGGTGAAGCAGGTGATGCTGAGCCGCTTCGCGGTGTCGAGCGCGCCGTACTCGCCGCCCGAGGTGCTGTCGGGCGTGGTGAACCTGGGCTTCGTGGTGTTCCCGAAGTACCGCCTGTTCGTGATCGCGCTGTCGCTGGTGGTGTGCCTGGTCACGTGGTTCGTGATCGAGAAGACCCGCGTGGGGGCGATCATCCGCGCCAGCACGGAGAACCCGGTCGTAACGCGGGCGTTCGGCATCAACGTGAGCCTGTGGGTGACCGGCGTGTTCGCGGTGGGCGCGGCGCTGGCCGGACTGGCGGGCGTGCTGGCCGCGCCGATCTACTCGGTCGAGCCGTACATGGGTGCCGAGCTGATCATCACGACGTTCGCGGTGGTCGTGATCGGCGGGATGGGCAGCATCCTGGGGTCGGTCGTGACGGGCTTCGCGGTGGGGGTGCTGGCGGCGGTGGGCGCGGCGGTGTACCCGCCGATCGCGAACACGCTGGTGTTCATCCTGATGGCGCTGGTGCTGCTGGTGCGGCCCAGTGGGCTGTTCGGCCTGCCTGAGGGGGCGCGGTGA
- a CDS encoding branched-chain amino acid ABC transporter permease: protein MSAVSKLGVTRDPARVTRAAWLIGLGLVLLALPHLIYPVLALDILAWGLFAVAFDLLFGFSGLLSFGHAAFWGTSAYLTAYLLGHGQSVPVAIAGGTLSALALAVPVAYLSVRSSGIYFSMITLAFAQMVSFLALQWTDLTGGENGLQGFARPSFLGLDFSDAQVRYYVCLALFTLGFGVAYRAVRSPFGQAQQAVRDSEQRAQSVGYNPARFKFTAFLLSAGLAGLAGAMYTFGHGVVSLEVVNWRTSGEVVMMTLLGGTTTLFGPVIGAGIVLLLRDVLTTANLPVGIVTGVVFVLVVLFFRRGVVGTLQHWRRRR, encoded by the coding sequence GTGAGCGCCGTCTCGAAACTGGGGGTGACGCGCGATCCGGCCCGCGTGACCCGCGCCGCGTGGCTGATCGGCCTGGGCCTCGTGCTGCTGGCGCTGCCGCATCTGATCTACCCGGTGCTGGCGCTGGACATCCTGGCGTGGGGGTTGTTCGCGGTGGCGTTCGACCTGCTGTTCGGTTTCAGCGGGCTGCTGTCGTTCGGGCACGCGGCGTTCTGGGGGACCAGCGCGTACCTGACCGCGTACCTGCTGGGGCACGGGCAGAGCGTCCCGGTCGCCATCGCGGGCGGCACGCTGAGTGCGCTGGCGCTGGCGGTACCGGTCGCGTACCTGAGCGTGCGGTCCAGCGGCATCTACTTCAGCATGATCACGCTGGCGTTCGCGCAGATGGTGTCGTTCCTGGCACTGCAGTGGACGGACCTGACCGGCGGCGAGAACGGCCTGCAGGGCTTCGCGCGGCCCAGCTTCCTGGGCCTGGACTTCAGTGACGCGCAGGTGCGGTACTACGTGTGCCTCGCGCTGTTCACGCTGGGCTTCGGCGTGGCGTACCGCGCGGTCCGCAGTCCCTTCGGGCAGGCGCAGCAGGCGGTGCGGGACAGCGAGCAGCGCGCGCAGAGCGTCGGGTACAACCCCGCGCGGTTCAAGTTCACGGCGTTCCTGCTGAGCGCCGGGCTGGCCGGACTGGCGGGTGCGATGTACACCTTCGGGCACGGCGTGGTCAGCCTGGAGGTCGTGAACTGGCGCACGTCCGGCGAGGTCGTCATGATGACCCTGCTGGGCGGCACCACCACCCTGTTCGGCCCGGTGATCGGCGCGGGGATCGTGCTGCTGCTGCGCGACGTACTGACCACCGCGAACCTCCCGGTGGGCATCGTGACGGGCGTGGTGTTCGTGCTGGTGGTGCTGTTCTTCCGCCGGGGCGTGGTGGGCACCCTGCAACACTGGCGGCGCCGCCGATAA
- the nrdR gene encoding transcriptional regulator NrdR has protein sequence MKCPYCSAPDSKVVNSRPSDDGASIRRRRECLNCARRFTTYERAQLEPLMVVKRSGPREAFNPDKLLRGLVLATEKRPVDQDLLRAFAYGFEDEVQASEIRSEEIGRRAMTFLRPLDDVAYIRFASVYRDFDSLERFIEEIRGLKDEQ, from the coding sequence ATGAAGTGCCCGTACTGCTCCGCGCCGGACAGCAAGGTCGTGAACTCCCGGCCCAGCGACGACGGGGCCAGCATCCGCCGCCGCCGCGAATGCCTGAACTGCGCCCGGCGCTTCACCACCTACGAACGCGCGCAGCTCGAGCCGCTGATGGTCGTCAAACGCAGCGGCCCGCGCGAGGCGTTCAACCCCGACAAGCTGCTGCGCGGACTGGTCCTGGCCACCGAGAAACGCCCCGTGGATCAGGACCTGCTGCGCGCCTTCGCGTACGGCTTCGAGGACGAGGTGCAGGCCAGCGAGATCCGCAGCGAGGAGATCGGCCGCCGCGCCATGACCTTCCTGCGGCCCCTGGACGACGTGGCGTACATCCGCTTCGCGAGCGTGTACCGCGACTTCGACAGCCTGGAGCGCTTCATCGAGGAGATCCGCGGCCTGAAAGACGAGCAGTAA
- a CDS encoding SDR family NAD(P)-dependent oxidoreductase: MTQQTPIAAVPAHTTVGEVLAGQVIAVTGADQGYGRTISAALARAGASVVLIGNNSETLAAAASQLEHAGGTAIPIKADVGVPLDWLSAQTRILDIYGSLHGIVHLADKRAHAEFTMLSENEWMDLFNCNVKSSVAIAQIIRRRLPGTWLTIIGPHTDERGLHVHPQRGAVQGLVQNAHRENLRLNLLLPSRASSSDDTLDRPLSNAVMALAAPGMASLRGNVIEVPLPPLPKLRVQEDYPL; encoded by the coding sequence ATGACCCAGCAGACCCCCATCGCTGCCGTGCCCGCGCACACCACCGTCGGTGAAGTGCTGGCCGGACAGGTGATCGCCGTCACCGGGGCGGATCAGGGGTACGGACGCACCATCAGCGCCGCCCTGGCCCGCGCCGGGGCCAGCGTCGTGTTGATCGGCAACAACAGCGAGACCCTCGCGGCGGCCGCCAGCCAGCTCGAACACGCCGGCGGCACCGCCATCCCCATCAAGGCCGACGTGGGCGTCCCCCTGGACTGGCTGAGCGCCCAGACCCGCATCCTCGACATCTACGGCAGCCTGCACGGCATCGTGCACCTCGCCGACAAACGCGCCCACGCCGAGTTCACCATGCTCAGCGAGAACGAATGGATGGACCTGTTCAACTGCAACGTGAAAAGCAGCGTCGCCATCGCGCAGATCATCCGCCGCCGCCTCCCGGGCACCTGGCTGACCATCATCGGCCCGCACACCGACGAACGCGGCCTGCACGTCCACCCGCAGCGCGGCGCCGTGCAGGGCCTCGTGCAGAACGCCCACCGCGAGAACCTGCGCCTGAACCTCCTGCTGCCCTCACGCGCCAGCAGCAGCGACGACACCCTCGACCGCCCGCTGTCCAACGCCGTCATGGCCCTCGCCGCGCCCGGCATGGCCTCCCTGCGCGGCAACGTCATCGAGGTGCCCCTCCCGCCGCTGCCGAAACTGCGCGTGCAGGAGGACTACCCCCTGTGA
- a CDS encoding NUDIX hydrolase — protein sequence MAEEQVKAAGQGAQRRRRRRRGTGGAQARPGQVTNTTATPIPAAPSKRGQKRPLADPRIGVGCIVLRGDEILLVRERGRWSLPKGGLESGELVQDGARRETFEETGLVVELRDLAFIVEFQAVTWGHHLQFFYTGREVGGKLEPRDPDRDVQEARFVPIRQLREFIRFRPRLVALETWLRERRPRHFVFNLDKEPAMLRKRRRVGEPSPGARAPEPEFTDEPDL from the coding sequence ATGGCGGAAGAACAGGTCAAGGCCGCAGGGCAGGGCGCGCAGCGCCGCCGCCGTCGTCGCCGCGGCACCGGGGGGGCGCAGGCGCGGCCCGGGCAGGTCACGAACACGACCGCCACGCCCATCCCGGCGGCACCCAGCAAGCGCGGGCAGAAGCGGCCGCTGGCCGACCCGCGCATCGGCGTGGGCTGCATCGTGCTGCGCGGCGACGAGATCCTGCTCGTGCGCGAGCGGGGCCGCTGGTCGCTGCCCAAGGGCGGCCTGGAGTCCGGGGAGCTCGTGCAGGACGGCGCGCGGCGCGAGACCTTCGAGGAGACCGGACTGGTCGTGGAATTGCGCGACCTGGCCTTCATCGTGGAGTTCCAGGCGGTCACATGGGGTCACCACCTGCAGTTCTTCTACACCGGGCGTGAGGTGGGCGGGAAGCTGGAGCCGCGTGACCCCGACCGGGACGTGCAGGAGGCGCGTTTCGTGCCGATCCGGCAGCTGCGGGAGTTCATCCGTTTCCGGCCGCGGCTGGTGGCGCTGGAGACGTGGCTGCGCGAGCGGCGCCCGCGGCACTTCGTGTTCAACCTGGACAAGGAACCCGCGATGCTGCGCAAGCGGCGCCGGGTGGGGGAGCCGTCGCCGGGGGCGCGCGCGCCGGAACCGGAATTCACGGACGAACCGGACCTGTAA
- the dnaB gene encoding replicative DNA helicase — translation MELTPRVPPHSNDAEISVLGSILLDNDTLNSLGDTVTPEMFYREGHRKIFTAMRTLQERGEPVDLVTLSEDLRVKGMLDEVGGLTYLIGLSDQVPTAAYAEHYARIVQEKATLRSLISASGKAMQLAYEAQLPLEDLLDRAEKMIFEVAEQKKKGEAFQAMNEVVTETFEYITLLHQNKGIPDGVSTGFRDLDEQISGLQKGSLNVLAARPSMGKCVSADTLIDVPGTGERITVEAFVRRELPVVLSVAPDGQVRESRVGAWIDSGVKSVRRVTTRTGRVVETTPHHPFLGVDGWTPLYDLKVGDRIAVPREVAVFGSVDALSAERVRLLAYLLAEGGLTQSSPRFTNADPELVEDFRACLQAEFPELDMIQDERTGIDYRISRCWSPGEQKNRANPLIAWLRELGVWGEHADSKRIPDVVWTLTRAGLASFLRVLLSCDGTLYALAGKARIEFTVASERLARDVHHALTRFGIVSKLWQKTGRSWRVEITEPRSIAGYQNRIGWLGAKAQREIPVSAGQRSNVGHPGVGAWVHVRRAAQARGLSLSALARAAGEHTGGGFNAHTSRGLPQARAARYAAVLDDPHLSMLGSGALYWDDIVTIEDVGERQVYDLTVPGDANFIAADICLHNTAFALSIAQNVALRGEKAVAVFSLEMPAVQLALRMLCSEARVDMNRIRSGQLNERDFERLAHAAGRLADAPMIIDDEADLTLNNLRSKLRRIAAQHGRLGLVVIDYLQLMSGSKGGGGTENRQQEISTISRGLKGLAREMEVPIIVLSQLSRAVEQRPNHRPMLSDLRESGAIEQDADIVMFIYRDEYYNKETDQQGIAEIIVGKQRNGPVGTVKLQFHSAHVRFNDLAPEGV, via the coding sequence TTGGAACTCACGCCACGCGTTCCGCCGCACAGCAACGACGCTGAGATCAGCGTGCTGGGCAGCATTCTTCTGGACAACGACACCCTGAACTCCCTGGGCGACACGGTCACGCCCGAGATGTTCTACCGCGAGGGTCACCGCAAGATCTTCACGGCCATGCGCACCCTGCAGGAGCGCGGCGAGCCGGTGGACCTGGTGACGCTCAGCGAGGACCTGCGGGTCAAGGGCATGCTGGACGAGGTCGGGGGCCTGACGTACCTGATCGGCCTGTCGGATCAGGTGCCGACCGCCGCGTACGCCGAGCACTACGCGCGCATCGTGCAGGAGAAGGCCACGCTGCGCTCGCTGATCAGCGCGTCCGGGAAGGCCATGCAGCTGGCGTACGAGGCGCAGCTGCCGCTGGAGGACCTGCTGGACCGCGCCGAGAAGATGATCTTCGAGGTCGCCGAGCAGAAGAAGAAGGGCGAGGCGTTCCAGGCGATGAACGAGGTCGTCACCGAGACCTTCGAGTACATCACGCTGCTGCACCAGAATAAGGGCATCCCGGACGGCGTCAGCACGGGCTTCCGTGACCTGGACGAGCAGATCTCGGGGTTGCAGAAGGGCAGCCTGAACGTGCTGGCCGCCCGGCCTTCGATGGGGAAATGCGTGTCGGCCGACACGCTGATCGACGTGCCGGGCACCGGAGAGCGGATCACGGTGGAGGCGTTCGTGCGCCGGGAGTTGCCGGTCGTGTTGAGTGTCGCGCCGGACGGCCAGGTGCGGGAGTCGCGGGTGGGGGCGTGGATTGACAGTGGTGTGAAGTCGGTGCGGCGCGTGACGACCCGCACGGGGCGCGTGGTCGAGACCACCCCGCACCACCCGTTCCTGGGTGTGGACGGCTGGACGCCGCTGTATGACCTGAAGGTCGGCGACCGGATTGCCGTGCCGCGTGAGGTGGCCGTGTTCGGTTCCGTGGACGCCCTGAGCGCGGAGCGTGTGCGGCTCCTGGCCTACCTGCTGGCCGAGGGTGGCCTCACGCAGAGCAGCCCGAGGTTCACGAACGCCGATCCCGAACTGGTCGAGGATTTCCGCGCGTGCCTGCAGGCGGAGTTCCCGGAGCTGGACATGATCCAGGACGAGCGGACCGGAATCGACTACCGGATCAGTCGCTGCTGGTCGCCCGGCGAGCAGAAGAACCGAGCTAACCCCCTGATCGCGTGGCTCCGTGAGCTGGGCGTGTGGGGTGAACACGCGGACAGCAAGCGCATTCCGGACGTGGTCTGGACCCTGACCCGCGCGGGGCTGGCGTCGTTCCTGCGGGTGCTGCTGTCGTGCGACGGAACGCTGTACGCCCTGGCCGGGAAGGCGCGGATCGAGTTCACGGTCGCCAGTGAGCGGCTGGCGCGTGACGTGCATCACGCCCTGACCCGCTTCGGGATCGTGTCGAAGCTGTGGCAGAAGACCGGGCGGTCCTGGCGGGTCGAGATCACCGAGCCGCGGAGTATCGCCGGGTACCAGAACCGGATCGGCTGGCTGGGCGCCAAGGCGCAGCGGGAGATCCCCGTGAGTGCCGGTCAGCGGAGCAATGTCGGTCATCCGGGTGTCGGCGCGTGGGTGCATGTTCGTCGGGCCGCGCAGGCCCGCGGCCTGAGCCTGTCCGCGCTGGCCCGCGCGGCGGGAGAGCACACCGGGGGCGGGTTCAATGCGCACACGTCGCGCGGTCTGCCGCAGGCTCGCGCTGCGCGGTACGCCGCCGTGCTGGATGATCCGCATCTGTCCATGCTGGGCAGCGGCGCACTGTACTGGGACGACATCGTCACCATCGAGGACGTGGGTGAACGGCAGGTGTACGACCTGACGGTGCCCGGTGACGCGAACTTCATCGCGGCGGACATCTGCCTGCACAACACGGCCTTCGCGCTGTCCATCGCGCAGAACGTCGCGCTGCGCGGCGAGAAGGCGGTCGCGGTGTTCAGCCTGGAAATGCCCGCCGTGCAGCTGGCGCTGCGCATGCTGTGCAGCGAGGCGCGCGTGGACATGAACCGCATCCGGTCCGGGCAGCTGAACGAGCGGGATTTCGAGCGGCTGGCGCACGCGGCCGGGCGGCTGGCGGACGCGCCGATGATCATCGACGACGAGGCGGACCTGACGCTGAACAACCTGCGCAGCAAACTGCGGCGGATCGCGGCGCAGCACGGGCGGCTGGGGCTGGTCGTCATCGACTACCTGCAGCTCATGTCGGGCAGCAAGGGCGGCGGCGGGACCGAGAACCGCCAGCAGGAGATCAGTACCATCTCGCGCGGCCTGAAGGGGCTGGCCCGTGAGATGGAGGTGCCGATCATCGTGCTGTCGCAGCTGTCGCGCGCCGTCGAGCAGCGCCCCAACCACCGGCCGATGCTGTCGGACCTGCGTGAGTCGGGCGCGATCGAGCAGGACGCGGACATCGTGATGTTCATCTACCGCGACGAGTACTACAACAAGGAGACGGATCAGCAGGGCATCGCGGAGATCATCGTCGGCAAGCAGCGCAACGGGCCGGTCGGTACGGTGAAGTTGCAGTTTCACAGCGCGCACGTCCGCTTCAACGACCTCGCGCCGGAGGGCGTGTAA
- a CDS encoding type II secretion system protein has protein sequence MKNTTQGFTLIELLIVIAIIGILAAVLIPNLLGARTKANDTAANAVGRQILTAMAATEVGNTTGTLPTCAWATGVTTVTAGSETAKVNAPGPVTDTVCSNIKADGSAATTAADAAQYKVVVTYSGGSAATKTYTSSR, from the coding sequence ATGAAGAACACCACCCAAGGCTTCACCCTGATCGAGCTGCTCATCGTCATCGCCATCATCGGCATCCTGGCCGCCGTCCTGATCCCCAACCTGCTGGGTGCTCGGACGAAGGCGAATGACACCGCCGCTAACGCCGTGGGACGTCAGATCCTCACTGCAATGGCAGCCACGGAAGTGGGCAACACTACTGGCACACTGCCCACCTGCGCTTGGGCCACCGGTGTAACCACTGTTACCGCCGGCTCTGAAACTGCCAAAGTTAACGCACCTGGACCGGTTACTGATACTGTGTGCTCCAATATCAAGGCTGATGGCTCGGCCGCCACTACCGCCGCTGACGCAGCCCAGTACAAAGTTGTCGTCACCTACTCTGGTGGCTCGGCTGCCACCAAAACCTACACCTCCTCGCGATAA
- a CDS encoding transposase family protein — translation MSPAEFDQLLIELEPLWERSHHRSLARAGRVRRIGAGNTFKLDLSQRLLVTLLYLRQYFTMHVLGILFDLDAANICRNIHALLPVLEQALPAPLRPRTLQAEPDNAPGGVSRNPRKIRSLEEFLDIFPELTDVIVDGTEQPRGQPKVKKGENPGKKAVGRPKDKKRFYSVKNRTHTLKTQVAVTPEGQIVHLSATASGRTHDMKVLRRSRLMNRLPRHVRVWGDRGYTGMEKVYPDWETIVPAKRPKNGELSKEQRELNRLISKVRISAENAIGRIKKFRVCKEFFRNQTSQHGVMWGCVAGLVNLRWQRRHHLCTP, via the coding sequence TTGAGTCCTGCCGAGTTCGACCAGCTGCTGATTGAACTGGAGCCCTTGTGGGAACGGAGTCATCACCGCTCCCTTGCCCGCGCCGGACGGGTCCGGCGCATCGGAGCGGGCAACACCTTTAAGCTCGACCTCAGCCAGCGGCTGCTGGTGACGCTGCTCTATCTGCGACAGTACTTCACCATGCATGTTCTGGGCATCCTGTTCGATCTGGACGCGGCGAACATCTGCCGGAACATCCACGCCCTGCTGCCGGTCCTGGAGCAGGCGTTGCCTGCTCCCCTCCGTCCCCGGACGCTCCAGGCCGAGCCGGATAACGCTCCTGGAGGGGTGAGCAGGAACCCGAGGAAAATACGCTCGCTGGAGGAGTTTCTGGATATCTTCCCCGAACTGACCGACGTGATCGTGGATGGGACTGAGCAACCTCGCGGGCAGCCGAAAGTGAAGAAGGGGGAGAACCCCGGCAAGAAGGCGGTCGGGCGACCAAAGGACAAGAAGCGCTTCTACAGCGTCAAGAATAGGACCCACACCCTGAAAACCCAGGTGGCGGTGACGCCCGAAGGACAGATCGTGCACCTCAGTGCGACCGCCAGCGGTCGCACCCACGACATGAAGGTGCTGCGACGTTCCCGATTGATGAACCGACTGCCCAGGCACGTCCGGGTGTGGGGAGACCGGGGCTATACCGGAATGGAGAAGGTCTATCCGGACTGGGAAACCATCGTGCCCGCCAAACGACCGAAGAACGGCGAGTTGAGCAAGGAGCAACGTGAGCTGAATCGGCTGATCTCCAAGGTGCGGATCAGCGCTGAGAATGCCATCGGCCGCATCAAGAAATTTCGCGTCTGCAAGGAGTTTTTCAGGAATCAGACCTCACAGCACGGCGTGATGTGGGGGTGTGTTGCTGGACTCGTCAATCTCCGTTGGCAACGCCGCCACCACCTCTGCACGCCCTGA
- a CDS encoding IS4 family transposase, which translates to MKTLRSRPPHDTLQTALRSAFPVDARRLVVFTALILAVIQARTVVLYSLKTHVALPGSLTTRYQRLCRFVQFPFPEALFPRFALSFLPPGPVDLILDRTNWKLGQQDVNILLLSAVWNGFSLPLMWTLLPHGGASRSCVREALVERFLKLCPDREIRCLLADREFIGQHWFRFLDQHGIAPCIRLPARATIGAHGMPVWAVFKNLQVGEVRVWHRQTRIYGVNLRVAATKNAAGDMLYLAYRGHALPNMRRYALRWQTENLHAALKTRGFNLEDTGLTRPERVSSLLTVVSVAFIWACVTGEVVARRTATKVKKHGHRTVSVFRLGLDHLQDLLLHPSGASWRTLSTLMPRFEG; encoded by the coding sequence ATGAAAACCCTTAGGAGCCGACCACCTCACGATACCTTGCAGACCGCCTTGCGGTCTGCTTTCCCTGTGGACGCTCGCCGCCTCGTCGTCTTCACGGCCCTGATCCTGGCGGTCATTCAGGCGCGCACCGTTGTCCTGTACAGCCTGAAGACGCATGTCGCCCTCCCGGGCTCGTTGACGACTCGGTATCAGCGGCTCTGCCGGTTCGTCCAGTTCCCGTTTCCTGAGGCGCTGTTCCCCCGATTCGCCTTGTCCTTTCTCCCGCCCGGCCCAGTCGACCTCATTCTCGATCGCACCAACTGGAAACTTGGCCAACAGGACGTCAATATTCTCCTGCTCTCTGCCGTGTGGAACGGGTTCAGTTTGCCGCTGATGTGGACACTGCTCCCGCACGGTGGGGCCAGTCGTTCCTGTGTCCGGGAAGCGCTCGTGGAGCGCTTCCTGAAGCTCTGCCCAGATCGGGAGATCCGGTGCCTGCTCGCGGATCGTGAATTCATTGGGCAGCACTGGTTTCGATTCCTCGACCAGCACGGGATTGCACCCTGCATTCGTCTCCCAGCTCGCGCCACGATCGGCGCGCACGGCATGCCGGTCTGGGCGGTCTTCAAGAACCTTCAGGTGGGTGAAGTCAGGGTCTGGCATCGCCAGACCCGCATCTACGGTGTGAATCTGCGAGTGGCGGCCACGAAAAACGCAGCCGGTGACATGCTGTACCTGGCGTATCGGGGGCACGCCCTGCCGAACATGCGCCGGTATGCCCTGCGCTGGCAAACAGAAAATCTGCACGCCGCGTTGAAAACCAGAGGGTTCAACCTGGAAGATACGGGTCTGACGCGCCCCGAGCGAGTGTCTTCGCTCCTGACGGTCGTCAGCGTCGCCTTCATCTGGGCGTGCGTGACGGGCGAGGTCGTGGCACGTCGAACAGCTACCAAAGTAAAGAAACACGGACACCGCACGGTGTCTGTGTTTCGACTCGGGCTTGATCATCTCCAGGATCTTCTGCTGCATCCGTCCGGCGCATCCTGGCGCACCTTGAGCACACTCATGCCCCGTTTTGAAGGGTAG
- a CDS encoding transposase, protein MNDLRLSGKRARILADHLLSVPRTIYQRRSLEAALGMFLDPGRKTALHRASTVSASALSRFLNAYTWDTRACWDSLQHTQWESLLLAARRKRRPRLHLCVDLTSIPKTGQKLPAVRVYNGVHGIHLVVLYAVYGTLKFPVGYRVYRGRGAPTPVRLALDLLATVPSPIRRRFDVWVLADSGFESAKFLQGVRDEGFEFVVGVRSNRRTDHPGRVTVSDCEHGSWLSLHNWPWEVVTLARFDRGDRTFFSVSSELLSGDDVAREGKCRWTIESFFKESKHQFGLNQFAMHTAQGLDRWVLLVCAAFTLTVLCSGGGKTLEEDARLAAQIALPALVVVRLMIEVQRHEELLRQHGYSVHLSRCKI, encoded by the coding sequence GTGAACGACCTCAGACTCTCCGGGAAGCGCGCTCGTATTCTGGCAGATCACCTGCTCTCCGTCCCCCGCACGATCTATCAGCGGCGCAGCCTTGAGGCTGCGCTCGGCATGTTCCTCGATCCAGGGCGGAAAACAGCGCTTCACCGCGCCTCTACGGTCAGCGCGAGTGCCCTCAGTCGTTTCCTGAACGCGTACACCTGGGACACGCGTGCCTGCTGGGACAGCCTTCAGCACACGCAATGGGAGTCGCTTCTGCTGGCCGCGCGCCGCAAGCGGCGCCCGCGGCTTCACCTGTGCGTCGACCTCACCAGCATCCCCAAGACCGGCCAGAAACTCCCCGCTGTTCGCGTGTATAACGGCGTGCACGGCATTCACCTCGTGGTCCTGTATGCCGTCTACGGCACACTCAAATTCCCAGTCGGGTATCGCGTGTACCGGGGTCGGGGTGCCCCGACCCCGGTCCGGCTCGCCCTGGATCTCCTCGCCACCGTTCCATCGCCGATCCGACGGCGATTCGACGTGTGGGTGCTGGCCGACAGCGGTTTCGAGTCCGCGAAGTTCCTGCAGGGTGTGCGGGATGAAGGGTTCGAGTTCGTCGTGGGTGTTCGGTCGAATCGGCGCACCGATCACCCAGGTCGAGTGACCGTGAGTGACTGTGAGCACGGCAGTTGGCTGTCCCTCCACAACTGGCCGTGGGAGGTCGTGACGTTGGCCCGATTTGATCGGGGCGACCGGACCTTCTTCTCGGTGTCGTCGGAACTCCTCTCTGGCGACGACGTCGCCAGAGAGGGAAAATGTCGGTGGACGATCGAATCCTTCTTCAAGGAGTCCAAACACCAGTTCGGCCTGAACCAGTTCGCGATGCACACCGCTCAGGGGCTGGATCGCTGGGTACTCCTAGTGTGTGCGGCCTTCACGCTGACCGTGCTGTGCTCCGGAGGAGGAAAAACGCTGGAAGAGGACGCCAGGCTGGCGGCGCAGATCGCACTGCCTGCACTGGTCGTTGTGCGGCTGATGATCGAGGTGCAGCGACACGAGGAATTGCTGCGCCAGCACGGCTATTCAGTCCACCTATCCAGGTGCAAGATCTGA
- a CDS encoding class I SAM-dependent DNA methyltransferase, with the protein MQKQPFTALAAVYDAIMADVEYDHWADFVLSFARDGGLVGPGRALDLACGTGGFTRELRAAGWDVTGLDFSEAMLTEARSRLPGVPFVQGDLRTFELGERFGLVTCVFDSLNNLLTPGDLGAALARARAHLSPGGLLAFDVNTRLGVRELWEGDAIEGLAPLPDGGEVHYHWSHHYDAEADVGVVQAFCRVDEQEFVETHRERGYDPADLEPLLSAAGFARWEIVEYPDYAPPEPDAPRVWVFAWAGEQ; encoded by the coding sequence ATGCAGAAGCAGCCGTTTACCGCTCTGGCGGCCGTGTATGACGCGATCATGGCGGACGTGGAGTATGACCACTGGGCGGATTTCGTCCTGTCGTTCGCGCGGGACGGGGGGCTGGTCGGGCCGGGCCGCGCGCTGGATCTGGCGTGTGGCACCGGGGGCTTCACGCGGGAGTTGCGCGCGGCGGGCTGGGACGTGACGGGCCTGGATTTCAGCGAGGCGATGCTCACCGAGGCGCGGTCGCGCCTGCCGGGCGTGCCGTTCGTGCAGGGCGACCTGCGGACCTTCGAGCTGGGGGAGCGGTTCGGGCTGGTGACGTGCGTGTTCGACAGCCTGAACAACCTCCTGACGCCGGGGGATCTGGGCGCGGCTCTGGCTCGGGCGCGGGCGCACCTGAGTCCCGGCGGGCTGCTGGCGTTCGACGTGAACACCCGCCTGGGCGTGCGGGAACTGTGGGAGGGGGACGCCATCGAGGGTCTGGCGCCGCTGCCGGACGGCGGTGAGGTCCACTACCACTGGTCGCATCACTACGACGCGGAGGCGGATGTGGGCGTGGTGCAGGCGTTCTGCCGGGTGGACGAGCAGGAGTTCGTGGAAACGCACCGCGAGCGCGGGTACGACCCGGCGGACCTGGAGCCGCTGCTCTCGGCGGCGGGGTTCGCGCGGTGGGAGATCGTGGAGTACCCGGATTACGCGCCGCCGGAACCGGACGCGCCGCGCGTGTGGGTGTTCGCCTGGGCGGGTGAACAGTGA